One window from the genome of Strix aluco isolate bStrAlu1 chromosome 28, bStrAlu1.hap1, whole genome shotgun sequence encodes:
- the PRNP gene encoding major prion protein homolog has protein sequence MARLLVSCCLVALLLGAWTDVAFSKKGKGKPSGGGWGTGSHRQPSYPRQPGYPQNPSYPHNPGYPHNPGYPHNPGYPHNPGYPHNPGYPHNPGWGQGYNPSSGGSYHNQKPWKPPKSKTNFKHMAGAAAAGAVVGGLGGYAVGRVMSGMHYRFDSPDEYRWWNENSARYPNQVYYRDYSSPVSQDTFVADCFNITVTEYNIGPAAKKNTSEAAPAVNQTETELETKVVTKVIREMCIQQYREYRLASGIRLHLADASLAALLLLTLFVMH, from the coding sequence ATGGCCAGGCTCCTCGTCTCCTGCTGCCTGGTGGCCCTGCTCCTCGGCGCCTGGACCGACGTCGCCTTCTCCAAGaagggcaaaggcaaacccagcGGAGGCGGCTGGGGCACAGGGAGCCACCGCCAGCCCAGCTACCCCCGCCAGCCCGGCTACCCCCAAAATCCCAGCTACCCCCATAACCCGGGGTACCCCCACAACCCCGGCTACCCCCACAACCCCGGCTACCCCCACAACCCGGGGTACCCCCACAACCCGGGCTACCCCCACAACCCGGGGTGGGGACAGGGTTACAACCCATCCAGCGGAGGAAGCTACCACAACCAAAAGCCCTGGAAACCCCCCAAATCCAAGACCAACTTCAAGCACatggccggggcggcggcggccggcgccgTGGTGGGAGGTTTGGGGGGCTACGCCGTAGGACGCGTCATGTCAGGGATGCACTATCGCTTCGACAGCCCCGATGAGTACCGCTGGTGGAACGAAAATTCGGCGCGTTACCCCAACCAGGTTTACTACCGGGATTACAGCAGCCCCGTCTCGCAGGACACCTTCGTCGCCGACTGCTTTAACATCACGGTGACCGAATACAACATTGGACCTGCCGCCAAGAAAAACACCTCAGAGGCTGCTCCAGCGGTGAACCAAACGGAGACGGAGCTGGAGACCAAGGTGGTGACGAAGGTGATCCGGGAGATGTGCATCCAGCAGTACCGTGAGTACCGCCTGGCCTCCGGCATCCGGCTGCATCTCGCTGACGCCTCCCtggccgccctcctcctcctcaccctcttcgTCATGCACTGA